In a single window of the Alosa sapidissima isolate fAloSap1 chromosome 18, fAloSap1.pri, whole genome shotgun sequence genome:
- the LOC121690147 gene encoding C-type lectin domain family 4 member F-like, with the protein METDEVTYSDITIIKTENANQKGNNRDEEGANVIYSQVNVLKNVPANDLDPASDSKHDPANSSKSYSEKESPACTSPRSTALLLSICVLLLAVAVTMGGLYIMKEEKYSGMKQNLETLNMQYKNISNEKKDVETRLSGVKEQLDTLRMEHTNVILALNATQANMSEITEIMEMLQEQYVNATSMTSSLQANLTETKRMLADQKNKNDNLTKEITKLMAELPVRCADDWEYHNGSCYYFSSDMKNWTDSKDACVTMGGHLVIINSATEMDILRNKGEFWIGLSQAQPGGGWYWVDNTNLITSRFWHANQPDNGGADIGVYGEECAMVFLRGGWNDNRCNRPLKRICESKSCRG; encoded by the exons ATGGAGACAGATGAGGTGACATACTctgacatcaccatcatcaaAACAGAAAATGCCAACCAGAAAGGAAACAACAGGG ATGAAGAGGGAGCAAATGTCATCTACTCGCAAGTCAATGTGCTGAAAAATG TCCCAGCAAATGATCTGGACCCTGCATCTGACTCCAAACATGACCCTGCTAACTCCTCAAAGTCATATTCAGAAAAAGAGAGCCCTGCATGCACATCTCCTAGAAGCACAGCACTGCTACTGTCTATTTGTGTTCTCCTGTTGGCCGTTGCTGTTACGATGGGAGGGCTCT ATATTATGAAAGAGGAGAAGTACtcag GTATGAAACAAAATTTGGAAACACTAAATATGCAATATAAAAATATTAGCAATGAGAAAAAGGATGTGGAGACACGACTTTCAG GTGTTAAAGAGCAGTTAGACACACTGAGGATGGAGCACACTAATGTAATTTTGGCTTTGAATGCTACTCAGGCTAACATGTCAG AAATTACAGAGATAATGGAAATGCTGCAGGAGCAGTATGTTAATGCTACTAGTATGACAAGCTCTTTGCAGGCTAACCTTACAG AAACTAAAAGGATGTTAGCTGatcagaaaaacaaaaatgataatCTCACCAAGGAAATCACAAAACTAATGGCTGAGCTTCCAG TGAGGTGTGCAGATGACTGGGAGTACCATAATGGATCATGTTACTACTTCTCCTCTGATATGAAGAACTGGACAGATAGCAAAGATGCCTGTGTGACCATGGGGGGACACCTGGTCATCATAAACAGTGCAACAGAAATG GATATCCTAAGGAATAAGGGAGAGTTTTGGATTGGTCTAAGTCAGGCTCAGCCAGGGGGCGGATGGTATTGGGTGGACAACACAAACCTCATAACCTCAAG ATTTTGGCATGCAAACCAGCCAGATAACGGTGGAGCAGATATTGGAGTTTATGGAGAAGAATGTGCCATGGTTTTTTTGCGAGGGGGATGGAATGATAACAGATGTAATAGACCTTTGAAAAGAATTTGTGAAAGTAAAAGCTGTAGGGGCTGA